The Aliiroseovarius pelagivivens genome contains a region encoding:
- a CDS encoding holin-associated N-acetylmuramidase translates to MQSVTEIADQIVAREGGYVNDPDDPGGATKYGVTIHTMRRLGLDLDGDGKVTPSDVKRLTQAQARDIFLKHYFHKPRIGELPEPLQASVFDMYVNAGGNAVRVLQRLFAKMGYALAVDGALGPQTLGVARDAMKAAPDHLVDAYGIERRNYYYRLADRRPTSRKYARRRDGGKGGWITRAEEFITPRYHFTDADHKQRVRAWG, encoded by the coding sequence ATGCAGAGTGTCACCGAAATTGCAGATCAGATTGTCGCCCGTGAAGGTGGCTATGTGAACGATCCCGATGATCCCGGCGGGGCGACCAAATACGGGGTCACGATCCACACCATGCGCCGGTTGGGGCTGGACTTGGACGGTGATGGCAAGGTCACACCGTCCGATGTGAAGCGCCTGACCCAAGCGCAGGCGCGAGATATCTTCCTAAAGCACTACTTCCACAAGCCCCGGATCGGAGAGCTGCCCGAGCCACTACAGGCTTCGGTCTTTGACATGTATGTCAACGCAGGGGGAAATGCGGTGCGGGTCTTGCAACGGTTGTTTGCTAAGATGGGGTATGCGCTGGCTGTGGATGGAGCGCTTGGGCCACAGACCTTGGGCGTTGCACGCGATGCAATGAAGGCCGCGCCGGATCATCTGGTGGATGCCTATGGGATCGAACGGCGCAACTATTACTATCGTCTGGCGGATCGCCGACCGACCTCGCGCAAATATGCGCGCCGGCGGGATGGTGGGAAAGGCGGCTGGATCACGCGCGCCGAGGAATTCATCACGCCCCGCTATCACTTCACGGATGCAGATCACAAACAACGGGTGCGGGCATGGGGCTGA
- a CDS encoding heme lyase CcmF/NrfE family subunit, with protein sequence MITELGHFALILALGVAVVQTIVPLIGAHKGWNSWMEMAVPAATIQFLLILASFMALTYAFVTSDFSVRLVTLNSHSAKPMLYKISGVWGNHEGSILLWVLIVAGFGATAAWFGQNLPRTLKARVLAVQSSIAVAFLCFIIFTSNPFLRLAQPPFDGQDLNPLLQDPGLAFHPPFLYLGYVGLSMAFSFAVAALIEGRIDAAWGRWVRPWTLAAWVFLTIGIGLGSWWAYYELGWGGFWFWDPVENASFMPWLFAAALLHSAIVVEKRESLKSWTILLAILAFGFSLIGTFIVRSGVITSVHAFASDPDRGVFILFILLFFTGGALTLFAARAGSMEAKGVFGFVSRESALVVNNILLAVSSFVVFVGTIWPLVGEAFDRKISVGPPFFEAAFTPFMVVLALVMPIGAMLPWKRAKIGRAVKQLVPAMVLSIAVLALVWAMQTGKSALGPIGMFLGTWLVAGSMTDIFSRTGRGAITGRLSRLTRLPGADWGKFAAHAGLGITMMGISGLMAWEVEDIRVAQIGETFQVAEYDITLVNVGREQGPNYISTKAELRVDRDGSQLTTLYPEKRVYPVQAMPTTEAAISNGFWTDIYLVIGDPQEGGGWAVRTFIKPFANWIWAGSIIMALGGMFSLFDRRFRVAAGAAKTRMEGVPAE encoded by the coding sequence ATGATTACAGAGCTTGGACATTTTGCGCTGATCTTGGCGCTGGGCGTGGCCGTGGTGCAAACCATTGTGCCGCTGATTGGGGCACACAAGGGCTGGAACAGCTGGATGGAGATGGCGGTACCTGCCGCGACCATACAATTCCTTCTGATCCTCGCCTCGTTTATGGCGCTGACATACGCGTTTGTGACTTCGGACTTCTCGGTCCGGCTGGTGACGCTGAACTCGCATTCCGCCAAACCGATGCTTTACAAAATCTCAGGCGTTTGGGGGAACCACGAGGGGTCGATTCTGTTGTGGGTTCTGATCGTTGCTGGATTTGGGGCGACGGCGGCGTGGTTTGGGCAGAACCTGCCCAGAACGCTGAAAGCGCGCGTGCTTGCGGTGCAAAGCTCGATCGCGGTGGCGTTTTTGTGCTTCATCATCTTTACGTCCAACCCATTCCTGCGTCTGGCTCAGCCTCCGTTTGACGGACAGGATCTGAATCCGCTGCTGCAAGACCCAGGCTTGGCCTTCCACCCACCGTTTTTGTATCTGGGCTATGTGGGGCTTTCGATGGCGTTTTCCTTCGCTGTCGCCGCCCTGATTGAAGGCCGCATTGACGCTGCCTGGGGGCGCTGGGTGCGCCCGTGGACGCTGGCGGCTTGGGTTTTCCTGACCATTGGCATTGGGCTGGGCAGTTGGTGGGCTTATTACGAGCTTGGTTGGGGCGGTTTCTGGTTCTGGGACCCAGTTGAAAACGCATCCTTCATGCCGTGGCTGTTCGCAGCGGCCTTGTTGCACTCGGCCATCGTGGTCGAGAAACGTGAAAGCCTCAAAAGCTGGACGATCCTTTTGGCGATCCTTGCTTTTGGGTTCTCGTTGATTGGCACATTTATTGTACGCTCGGGTGTCATCACCTCGGTCCACGCCTTCGCATCCGACCCCGATCGGGGCGTCTTCATCCTGTTCATCCTTCTGTTCTTTACTGGCGGTGCGCTAACGCTGTTCGCGGCCCGTGCTGGTTCGATGGAGGCCAAGGGCGTCTTCGGTTTCGTCAGTCGAGAAAGCGCCTTGGTCGTGAATAACATCCTGCTGGCCGTGTCGTCCTTCGTCGTCTTCGTTGGTACGATCTGGCCCTTGGTGGGAGAGGCATTTGACCGCAAGATCTCGGTCGGCCCACCCTTCTTTGAGGCCGCCTTCACCCCCTTCATGGTGGTGTTGGCACTGGTTATGCCCATCGGCGCCATGCTGCCGTGGAAGCGCGCCAAGATCGGGCGCGCGGTGAAACAACTGGTGCCCGCCATGGTCTTGTCGATTGCCGTTCTGGCGCTGGTCTGGGCAATGCAGACGGGCAAGTCTGCTTTGGGTCCGATTGGTATGTTCCTTGGGACGTGGCTGGTGGCTGGGTCCATGACGGACATCTTCAGCCGTACGGGACGTGGGGCCATCACGGGTCGCCTGTCGCGCCTGACCCGTCTACCGGGTGCTGACTGGGGCAAGTTTGCCGCCCATGCCGGCCTTGGGATCACGATGATGGGGATTTCCGGTCTGATGGCATGGGAAGTCGAAGACATTCGCGTCGCTCAGATCGGCGAAACCTTCCAAGTGGCCGAGTACGATATCACGCTAGTGAACGTCGGGCGCGAGCAAGGGCCGAACTATATCTCGACCAAGGCTGAACTTCGGGTGGATCGTGATGGCAGTCAGCTGACCACACTCTATCCTGAAAAACGCGTCTATCCTGTGCAGGCTATGCCCACCACAGAGGCGGCGATATCGAACGGATTCTGGACCGACATCTATCTGGTGATCGGTGACCCGCAAGAGGGCGGCGGCTGGGCTGTACGGACTTTCATCAAGCCCTTCGCCAACTGGATCTGGGCCGGCTCGATCATCATGGCGCTTGGAGGTATGTTCAGCTTGTTTGACCGTCGATTCCGCGTTGCTGCCGGGGCGGCCAAAACCCGCATGGAAGGGGTGCCTGCCGAATGA
- a CDS encoding lysophospholipid acyltransferase family protein produces MSRHVARDLTYAHSAQTRQGRAVIRAMENATGRLRLIKRAHGYDAEVADGRDFWQVMVDRYGLSLDVVEGSLNLIPRDGPLILVANHPYGILDGLVMGHILSRQRGDFRILANQVFRKAEDLSRVILPVDFAETRAAMNVNLQTRNTARSYLNDGGAIGVFPGGTVSTAQKPFGLPLDPGWRRFTARMIAKSNATVVPICFHGHNSRSFQVASHLHTTLRMALLIREFSKRTDQPVSLSIGQPILPGEWGEYAQDAKSMMDFLRDRTYALSKTPGATGAYGFEFEEKHRS; encoded by the coding sequence ATGAGCAGACACGTCGCCCGCGACCTCACCTATGCCCATAGTGCGCAAACCCGTCAGGGCCGCGCCGTTATCAGAGCTATGGAAAACGCAACGGGTCGTCTGCGCCTGATCAAACGCGCCCATGGCTACGACGCCGAGGTGGCCGATGGGCGGGACTTCTGGCAGGTGATGGTGGATCGCTATGGGCTGTCGTTGGATGTAGTCGAAGGCAGTCTGAATCTGATCCCACGTGACGGTCCGCTGATTTTGGTCGCCAACCACCCCTATGGCATTCTGGACGGGCTGGTTATGGGGCATATTTTAAGCCGCCAACGTGGTGATTTTCGCATTCTGGCCAATCAGGTGTTTCGCAAGGCCGAGGACCTGAGCCGGGTGATCCTGCCTGTCGATTTCGCTGAAACCCGTGCGGCAATGAATGTAAATCTTCAGACGCGCAACACCGCGCGCTCTTACCTGAATGATGGCGGTGCTATTGGGGTTTTTCCCGGCGGCACGGTCTCGACCGCGCAAAAACCCTTCGGACTGCCGTTGGATCCAGGTTGGCGACGCTTTACGGCAAGGATGATTGCGAAATCCAACGCGACCGTCGTTCCGATTTGTTTTCATGGTCACAACTCGCGCAGTTTTCAGGTGGCAAGTCATTTGCACACGACGTTGCGCATGGCGCTTCTGATCCGAGAATTTAGCAAACGGACAGACCAGCCAGTAAGCCTGTCTATCGGTCAGCCGATTTTACCCGGTGAATGGGGCGAATATGCGCAAGACGCTAAATCCATGATGGATTTCCTGCGCGATCGGACCTATGCCTTGTCCAAGACCCCCGGTGCCACGGGTGCCTATGGGTTCGAGTTCGAGGAAAAACACAGGTCTTAG
- the argC gene encoding N-acetyl-gamma-glutamyl-phosphate reductase: MTHKIAILGASGYTGAELVRLIATHPSMEIVALSADRKAGQEMSDVYPHLRHLDLPKLVKMDEIDFSNVDLAFAALPHGLSQALVRDLPESVKVVDLGADFRLRDPAEYEKWYGAPHVAVELQKTAVYGLTEFYRDDIKGARLVAGTGCNAATVQYALRPLISGGLVDLDRIICDLKNGISGAGRSLKENMLFAERSTDVLGYAQGGTHRHLGEFDQEFSMLAGRDVRIQFMPHLVPVNRGILADCYVDGDPQAIHAALAQQYADEPFVTVLPFGKLPGMGQVMGSNQCHLGVAGDRIPGRALVVSALDNLCKGSSGQALQNANLMLGEDETTGLMMPPVFP, from the coding sequence ATGACCCACAAAATCGCCATTCTTGGTGCGTCCGGCTATACTGGCGCCGAGCTTGTCCGTCTGATCGCCACCCATCCGTCGATGGAAATCGTTGCCTTGTCCGCTGATCGCAAGGCTGGGCAAGAGATGTCTGACGTCTACCCCCATCTGCGCCATCTGGATCTGCCGAAGCTGGTCAAGATGGACGAGATCGACTTCTCAAACGTAGACCTTGCCTTTGCAGCGCTGCCGCATGGCCTGTCGCAGGCGCTGGTACGTGATCTGCCGGAAAGCGTGAAAGTCGTTGATCTAGGCGCGGATTTCCGTTTGCGCGATCCGGCCGAATACGAAAAATGGTATGGCGCGCCGCATGTGGCGGTCGAGCTGCAGAAAACCGCTGTTTACGGTCTGACCGAGTTCTATCGCGATGATATCAAGGGTGCGCGTCTGGTGGCTGGCACCGGCTGCAATGCTGCGACAGTGCAATATGCGCTGCGTCCTTTGATTTCGGGCGGGCTCGTTGATCTAGACCGGATCATCTGTGACCTGAAGAACGGCATCTCGGGCGCTGGACGGTCGCTGAAGGAGAACATGCTGTTTGCCGAGCGCTCGACTGATGTGTTGGGATACGCGCAGGGCGGCACCCACCGCCATCTGGGTGAGTTCGACCAAGAGTTTTCGATGCTTGCTGGGCGTGATGTGCGTATCCAATTCATGCCGCATCTGGTGCCGGTAAACCGGGGCATTCTGGCTGATTGCTATGTAGACGGTGATCCGCAGGCGATCCATGCAGCCCTTGCCCAGCAATATGCTGACGAACCTTTTGTCACCGTTCTGCCTTTCGGCAAGTTGCCCGGTATGGGACAGGTGATGGGATCAAACCAATGTCACCTCGGAGTCGCTGGCGACCGCATCCCGGGGCGCGCGCTGGTCGTGTCGGCCTTGGACAACCTGTGCAAAGGCTCGTCGGGCCAAGCGCTGCAAAACGCCAACTTGATGCTGGGTGAAGACGAAACCACCGGGCTGATGATGCCCCCGGTTTTCCCGTAA
- a CDS encoding LysR family transcriptional regulator, whose translation MDWDKLRIFHAVADAGSLTHAGDALHLSQSAVSRQIRALEEGLNATLFHRHARGLILTEQGELLFDATKAMNHRLEAAVARIRDSKEEVFGELRVTTTTAFGSMWLAPRLPKLYESYPDLRIDLMLEERVLDLPMREADVAIRMKEPSQADLIRKRLMDVHMRLYATPSYLEANGTPETLEDLSKFRLICQNTSAAQVSAGAALVRELLTYDVGSLLTVNNYFGVLQSVLSDLGIGVLPDYITQDFPQLTRVLPEVESKDIPVYLAYPEELRASKRIEAFRDFVTSELAAQRRSMAS comes from the coding sequence ATGGACTGGGATAAACTCAGAATATTTCACGCCGTGGCAGATGCAGGGTCACTCACTCATGCTGGCGACGCGCTCCACCTGTCCCAATCCGCTGTGTCGCGCCAGATCCGCGCACTTGAGGAAGGGCTGAATGCCACTCTGTTTCACCGTCATGCGCGAGGACTGATTCTTACCGAACAGGGTGAGCTGCTGTTTGACGCCACCAAAGCCATGAACCACCGCCTTGAAGCTGCAGTCGCCCGCATTCGGGACAGTAAAGAGGAAGTGTTCGGTGAACTCCGCGTCACGACGACGACCGCATTTGGATCGATGTGGTTGGCCCCGCGCCTGCCGAAGCTTTACGAAAGCTATCCCGATCTGCGCATTGACTTGATGCTGGAAGAGCGCGTTTTGGACCTGCCAATGCGCGAGGCCGACGTGGCCATTCGCATGAAAGAGCCCAGCCAGGCGGACCTGATCCGCAAGCGGTTGATGGATGTGCACATGCGCCTTTACGCGACCCCCAGCTATTTAGAGGCCAACGGCACGCCCGAAACACTTGAGGATCTGTCGAAGTTTCGCTTGATCTGCCAAAACACTTCGGCGGCACAAGTCAGCGCAGGGGCTGCATTGGTACGCGAGTTGTTGACCTATGATGTCGGGTCTCTTCTGACGGTGAACAACTATTTCGGCGTCCTGCAATCAGTCCTGAGCGATCTGGGAATCGGTGTCCTGCCAGACTACATCACGCAAGACTTCCCCCAATTGACGCGCGTCCTGCCGGAAGTCGAAAGCAAAGACATCCCTGTTTATCTGGCCTATCCCGAGGAATTGCGCGCCTCGAAACGGATCGAAGCGTTCCGAGACTTCGTCACGTCGGAATTGGCTGCGCAGCGCCGCAGCATGGCAAGCTGA
- the murI gene encoding glutamate racemase: MAVGIFDSGLGGLTVLDAVSKRLPDVDFVYYGDNAHAPYGVRDADDVYDLTTKAVSALWDQGCDLVILACNTASAAALRRMQESWIPTEKRVLGVFVPLIEALTERQWGDNSPPREVEVKHVALFATPATVSSRAFQRELAFRAIGVDVEAQACGGVVDAIEDGDLILAEALVRSHVDALKRKMPKPEAAILGCTHYPLMEKEFQDALGADVKVYSQANLVADSLADYLDRHPKMRGTGTVSKFLTTGNPAQVSNRATQFLRRKIAFEAA; the protein is encoded by the coding sequence ATGGCAGTAGGTATTTTCGATAGTGGTCTGGGCGGATTGACGGTTCTGGATGCGGTCTCGAAACGTCTGCCGGATGTGGACTTCGTATATTACGGCGACAATGCGCACGCGCCTTACGGGGTGCGGGATGCGGATGACGTATATGACCTGACAACCAAGGCTGTTTCGGCTTTGTGGGATCAGGGCTGTGATCTTGTCATACTGGCCTGTAACACCGCCTCGGCTGCAGCGCTGCGGCGGATGCAGGAAAGCTGGATCCCCACCGAAAAGCGGGTGTTGGGCGTGTTTGTCCCTCTGATCGAAGCGCTGACAGAACGCCAATGGGGCGACAACTCGCCCCCGCGCGAGGTCGAGGTGAAGCACGTCGCGCTGTTTGCCACGCCCGCCACTGTCTCGAGCCGCGCGTTCCAGCGGGAACTGGCTTTCCGCGCCATCGGCGTGGATGTCGAGGCGCAGGCCTGCGGCGGTGTCGTGGATGCGATCGAAGACGGTGACTTGATCTTGGCTGAAGCTTTGGTGCGCAGCCATGTGGACGCGTTGAAGCGTAAAATGCCCAAGCCCGAGGCCGCTATTCTGGGCTGCACCCACTATCCGCTGATGGAAAAGGAATTCCAGGACGCGTTGGGCGCCGATGTGAAGGTCTATAGTCAGGCAAATCTGGTGGCTGACAGCCTTGCGGACTATCTTGATCGCCATCCCAAGATGCGCGGAACAGGGACTGTGTCGAAGTTCCTGACCACCGGCAACCCGGCCCAAGTGTCCAATCGCGCGACCCAGTTTCTGCGACGAAAGATCGCTTTCGAAGCCGCCTGA
- a CDS encoding holin family protein, translating to MGLMGDVIKVLFGGRGNVVRETAEVFRENAEAASAREAGFQMAVVEAFAAEFAHARTGRFDRFMDGLNRVPRPALALATLGLFAAAMVDPAWFADRMRGVALVPEPLWWLMGAIVSFYFGARQQVKGQEFQRSIAEVLVRANGVQALSDPLVAGQAALDSAALTPMKLRSQPEGDTSSSTGRVDASDNAALEDWVRRRDDK from the coding sequence ATGGGGCTGATGGGCGACGTGATCAAAGTGCTGTTCGGCGGGCGCGGGAATGTGGTGCGCGAGACGGCGGAAGTATTTCGCGAGAACGCCGAGGCAGCCTCGGCGCGTGAAGCCGGATTTCAAATGGCCGTAGTCGAGGCCTTCGCGGCCGAGTTCGCGCATGCGCGCACAGGGCGGTTTGACCGCTTCATGGATGGGCTGAACCGCGTCCCGCGTCCAGCTTTGGCGTTGGCGACACTGGGGCTGTTCGCTGCGGCGATGGTGGACCCGGCTTGGTTTGCAGATCGAATGCGAGGTGTCGCCTTGGTGCCTGAGCCGCTTTGGTGGTTGATGGGCGCGATCGTCAGCTTCTACTTCGGTGCGCGTCAGCAGGTCAAAGGGCAGGAGTTCCAGCGCTCGATTGCCGAGGTGCTGGTTAGAGCGAACGGAGTACAGGCTCTCTCTGATCCCTTGGTTGCCGGGCAAGCAGCGCTAGATTCGGCTGCTCTGACCCCAATGAAGCTTAGGTCGCAGCCTGAAGGGGACACGTCTTCTTCGACCGGGCGCGTGGATGCCAGCGACAATGCGGCCCTGGAAGACTGGGTAAGGCGTCGTGATGACAAGTGA
- a CDS encoding indolepyruvate ferredoxin oxidoreductase family protein, protein MGKPEITLNDRFDLSKDQVLLNGTQALVRLMLTQRERDRRAGFETSGYVTGYRGSPLGAVDLWMSRAQGVLSENDILFQPGLNEDLAATALWGSQQAEVRGEGARDGVFGLWYGKGPGVDRTGDVMRHANMAGSAPKGGVLMAMGDDHTGESSTVLHQSDWAMVDAYIPVLSPAGVQEIIDFGVYGYGLSRFSGLWAGLKVMKDTVEATSVVDGRVDRMKLVTPEFDMPEGGLNIRLMDDRIPQEARMIDYKRFAAEAYARANRIDKRVWGKPGAKIGFVAAGKNWLDLVHALNLLGIDEAEAERLGITTYKVGQTWPLDMQSFHEWAEGLDLVVVVEEKRKLIEVQIKEAIFDDRRGRRVYGWHKGDTWENGRQLELFPTRYALDPIMIAEKLGDILVEEGRGTEAVKAGLDALAQARGADNAPNIAARLPYFCSGCPHNTSTKLPDGSRGYAGIGCHYMVQWMDRSTLGSTQMGGEGVNWIGEAPFSKTEHVFQNLGDGTYNHSGILAIRAALAADVNITYKILYNDAVAMTGGQTNEGDLDAPRIAREVLAMGAKNIFVVYDDKEDVDPAAFPKGVSLHSRDELLPIEEKCRNLKGVSIILYIQTCAAEKRRRRKRGLFPDPDKRVFINTDICEGCGDCGVQSNCVSIVPVETELGRKRAIDQSSCNKDFSCVNGFCPSFVTVEGAKLKKAATAEVKLPDLPMPVLPTIDGTFNTVITGVGGTGVVTIGAVMAQAAHIDGKGAGMMEMAGLAQKGGAVTVHLRLAEKPEDISAIRVATGECDALIGCELVVSAASTTLGLTKTGRTGAVVDSHETVTGEFTRDTDFTIPGDQLQLSLQARLRDRLAMFDASELARVLMGDSIFSNMMVLGASWQAGYVPLTFEALMHAIDLNGQAPDRNKRAFELGRWAVAFPEEAAKFTQEDVIDLPKTLAEIVAFRADHLAKYQNEALARKYREFVAAMPEVLQEPVAKGYHKLLAYKDEYEVARLLCETRAKAEAEFDGDLKLTYHLAPPLLGGTDPNGRPKKRGFSGWFERAAPLLAKMKGLRGTALDPFGRSDERVTERKLIADYEADMQRLAASLTEANTEVALEIASLPLSIRGFGPVKEASVAAAETRGRALWSKLDGSGQVQEAAE, encoded by the coding sequence ATGGGCAAGCCAGAAATCACTCTGAATGACCGGTTTGATCTGTCGAAGGATCAGGTTTTGTTGAATGGCACGCAGGCTTTGGTGCGCTTGATGCTGACGCAGAGGGAACGGGATCGGCGCGCGGGGTTTGAGACCTCTGGCTATGTGACCGGGTATCGGGGGTCTCCTTTGGGGGCCGTGGACCTTTGGATGTCACGTGCGCAAGGCGTGCTGAGCGAAAACGACATTCTGTTTCAACCGGGCCTGAACGAAGATCTGGCAGCTACGGCACTGTGGGGTAGCCAGCAAGCGGAAGTGCGCGGTGAAGGTGCGCGCGATGGTGTGTTCGGGCTGTGGTACGGCAAGGGGCCGGGCGTAGACCGAACAGGCGATGTGATGCGCCATGCCAACATGGCGGGCTCCGCGCCTAAGGGCGGTGTCTTGATGGCGATGGGGGATGACCACACGGGCGAAAGCTCAACCGTGTTGCATCAATCTGATTGGGCGATGGTGGATGCGTATATCCCGGTGCTCAGCCCTGCGGGTGTGCAGGAAATCATCGACTTTGGTGTTTACGGATATGGGTTGAGCCGCTTCTCGGGTCTTTGGGCCGGCTTGAAAGTGATGAAAGACACAGTCGAGGCGACCTCGGTCGTGGATGGCCGCGTCGACCGGATGAAACTTGTCACGCCCGAGTTCGACATGCCCGAAGGCGGGCTGAACATCCGTCTGATGGACGATCGCATTCCGCAGGAAGCGCGGATGATCGACTATAAGCGGTTCGCAGCCGAGGCTTACGCCCGCGCCAACCGCATCGACAAGCGTGTCTGGGGCAAGCCGGGGGCGAAGATCGGCTTCGTCGCGGCGGGCAAAAACTGGCTGGATCTGGTCCATGCGTTGAACTTGTTGGGCATTGACGAGGCCGAGGCCGAACGTCTTGGCATCACCACCTATAAGGTCGGGCAGACTTGGCCTTTGGACATGCAGTCCTTCCATGAATGGGCCGAAGGGCTGGATCTGGTCGTCGTCGTGGAAGAGAAGCGCAAGTTGATCGAGGTGCAGATCAAGGAAGCGATCTTTGATGATCGCCGAGGCCGCCGCGTCTATGGCTGGCACAAGGGCGACACATGGGAAAACGGACGCCAGCTGGAGCTGTTCCCCACGCGCTATGCGCTGGACCCGATCATGATTGCTGAGAAGTTAGGTGATATTCTAGTCGAGGAAGGACGCGGGACCGAGGCCGTAAAAGCCGGGTTGGACGCGCTGGCGCAAGCACGCGGGGCAGACAATGCGCCCAATATCGCGGCGCGATTGCCCTATTTCTGCTCGGGTTGCCCGCATAACACCTCGACCAAGCTACCCGATGGCAGCCGTGGGTATGCCGGGATCGGCTGTCACTATATGGTGCAGTGGATGGACCGTTCGACGCTTGGTTCGACCCAGATGGGCGGCGAGGGCGTGAACTGGATTGGCGAGGCACCGTTCTCGAAAACCGAGCATGTATTCCAGAACCTTGGCGACGGGACCTACAACCATTCGGGCATTCTGGCGATCCGCGCGGCTTTGGCGGCGGATGTGAACATCACCTACAAGATCCTCTACAACGATGCCGTCGCAATGACCGGCGGGCAGACCAACGAAGGGGATCTGGATGCGCCCCGGATCGCGCGTGAAGTGTTGGCGATGGGGGCCAAGAACATCTTCGTCGTCTATGATGACAAAGAGGATGTGGACCCTGCTGCCTTCCCGAAAGGGGTGAGCCTCCATTCACGCGACGAGCTGTTGCCGATCGAGGAAAAATGCAGAAATTTGAAGGGGGTGTCGATCATCCTCTATATCCAGACCTGTGCCGCCGAAAAGCGTCGCCGCCGTAAGCGCGGGCTGTTCCCAGATCCCGACAAGCGGGTCTTTATCAACACGGATATATGCGAAGGCTGTGGTGACTGCGGCGTGCAGTCAAACTGCGTGTCCATCGTCCCGGTCGAGACCGAGCTGGGCCGTAAGCGTGCGATTGACCAGTCCAGCTGCAACAAGGATTTCAGCTGTGTGAACGGCTTCTGCCCCAGCTTCGTGACGGTTGAAGGTGCGAAGTTGAAGAAGGCCGCTACGGCAGAAGTGAAGCTGCCCGACCTGCCGATGCCAGTGCTGCCCACGATAGACGGCACGTTCAACACGGTGATCACCGGTGTTGGCGGTACAGGCGTTGTGACCATCGGTGCCGTGATGGCACAGGCGGCGCATATCGATGGCAAAGGTGCCGGCATGATGGAGATGGCGGGGCTGGCCCAAAAGGGCGGCGCGGTCACGGTCCATCTGCGGCTGGCTGAAAAGCCAGAGGATATCTCGGCCATTCGTGTGGCGACTGGAGAATGTGATGCGCTGATCGGATGCGAATTGGTGGTCTCGGCCGCGTCGACCACGTTGGGTCTGACCAAAACCGGGCGTACTGGCGCCGTAGTAGACAGTCATGAAACCGTGACCGGTGAATTCACCCGGGACACGGATTTCACCATTCCGGGCGATCAGCTGCAGCTGTCATTGCAGGCGCGCCTGCGGGATCGTCTGGCGATGTTCGATGCCAGCGAACTTGCGCGGGTACTGATGGGCGACAGCATCTTTTCCAACATGATGGTGTTGGGGGCGTCTTGGCAGGCGGGGTATGTGCCGCTGACCTTTGAAGCCTTGATGCACGCGATTGACCTGAACGGGCAGGCCCCTGACCGCAACAAGCGGGCGTTTGAACTGGGGCGCTGGGCGGTTGCTTTCCCCGAGGAGGCGGCGAAGTTCACGCAGGAAGATGTGATTGACCTTCCCAAGACCTTGGCCGAGATCGTTGCCTTCCGGGCTGATCATCTGGCGAAATACCAAAATGAAGCACTGGCGCGGAAGTACCGCGAATTCGTGGCTGCTATGCCGGAAGTGCTGCAGGAACCCGTGGCGAAAGGCTATCACAAGCTGTTGGCTTATAAGGACGAATACGAGGTCGCGCGCCTGCTGTGCGAAACACGTGCAAAGGCTGAAGCCGAGTTCGATGGCGATCTGAAGCTGACCTATCACCTTGCGCCGCCGCTCTTGGGGGGCACGGATCCAAATGGTCGTCCTAAGAAACGCGGGTTCAGTGGTTGGTTCGAACGTGCCGCGCCGCTGTTGGCCAAGATGAAAGGGCTACGCGGCACCGCGCTTGATCCCTTTGGCCGGTCCGATGAACGCGTGACCGAGCGCAAGCTGATCGCTGATTACGAAGCCGACATGCAGCGTCTGGCGGCCAGCTTGACCGAGGCGAATACCGAAGTTGCGCTGGAAATTGCGTCGCTGCCCTTGTCGATCCGCGGCTTTGGCCCGGTGAAAGAGGCCAGCGTCGCCGCCGCTGAGACGCGCGGTCGCGCGCTTTGGTCGAAGCTTGACGGATCTGGTCAAGTTCAGGAGGCGGCAGAGTAA
- the ccmE gene encoding cytochrome c maturation protein CcmE: MAGLKSLKKTRRIQIIILAFVALALSTGLIGYALQDGINYYRSPSEVIAEPPRADEVFRMGGLVSDGSIVRGQGETVSFSVTDGAETVPVRYTGVLPDLFSENQGMIGTGTYVEGVFEATEILAKHDEEYMPKEVVDSLKETGVYVEPDY; this comes from the coding sequence ATGGCCGGTCTTAAAAGCCTGAAGAAAACTCGTCGTATCCAGATCATCATTCTGGCGTTCGTGGCACTTGCCCTATCGACGGGGTTGATTGGCTATGCGCTGCAAGACGGGATCAACTATTACCGCTCGCCCTCCGAAGTGATTGCCGAACCGCCCCGCGCGGACGAGGTGTTCCGCATGGGCGGGCTGGTGTCTGACGGCTCGATTGTGCGTGGGCAGGGGGAAACGGTCAGCTTCTCGGTGACCGACGGGGCCGAAACTGTACCGGTGCGATACACAGGCGTATTGCCGGATCTGTTTTCCGAAAACCAAGGTATGATTGGCACGGGAACTTATGTGGAAGGTGTCTTTGAAGCCACTGAAATCCTTGCCAAACATGACGAGGAATACATGCCGAAAGAGGTCGTGGACAGCTTGAAGGAAACGGGTGTCTACGTCGAACCGGACTATTGA